One stretch of Thermoanaerobaculia bacterium DNA includes these proteins:
- a CDS encoding ATP-dependent Clp protease proteolytic subunit yields MVIEQTSRGERAYDIYSRLLRDNVIILGTPIDDNIASLVIAQMLFLEAENPEKDIMLYINSPGGSVTAGLAIYDTMQYVKPDVQTICMGQAASMASVLMAAGAPGKRHALPNARFLLHQPWTSGMQGQASDIEIHAKDLIRLKHKISEIYVKHTGQVLEKVERDTDRDFILEADEAKKYGLIDHVFTSRDDTALKAAG; encoded by the coding sequence ATGGTGATCGAACAGACCAGCCGCGGCGAACGCGCCTACGACATCTATTCCCGGCTGCTGAGGGACAACGTGATCATCCTCGGCACGCCGATCGACGACAACATCGCGAGCCTGGTCATCGCGCAGATGCTCTTCCTCGAGGCGGAGAACCCGGAGAAGGACATCATGCTCTACATCAATTCGCCGGGGGGATCGGTGACCGCCGGCCTCGCGATCTACGACACGATGCAGTACGTCAAGCCCGACGTGCAGACGATCTGCATGGGGCAGGCGGCCTCGATGGCTTCCGTGCTCATGGCGGCGGGCGCCCCCGGGAAGCGGCACGCGCTCCCGAACGCCCGGTTCCTCCTCCACCAGCCGTGGACGTCGGGGATGCAGGGGCAGGCCTCCGACATCGAGATCCACGCGAAGGACCTGATCCGCCTGAAGCACAAGATCAGCGAGATCTACGTCAAGCACACGGGGCAGGTCCTCGAAAAGGTCGAGCGGGACACCGACCGCGATTTCATCCTCGAAGCGGACGAGGCGAAGAAGTACGGTCTGATCGACCACGTCTTCACGTCCCGCGACGATACGGCGCTCAAGGCGGCGGGGTAG
- the tig gene encoding trigger factor translates to MDIRSYSEVSDTRRVFEIEIPTEEVDRARRGITQNYARRASLPGFRKGKVPEAVVARKFADEIREELLENLIPDALGHAIAEKGIQPIGRPRIEDLKFEEGQPLAFRANVDVRPPIDPGDYDGLRVADVEVEPAPEEIEAALSRVRESHAEFLPVEGRPARDGDYAIADVADRFVEVESPVLYTAEGAAIADEKPGEWHRDEKITLEVGHAESMPEINEALRGASPGETRSFRKTFPPDFPNSRYAGRTVDYEVTLAAVKEKKLPELDDDFAGHVGDGLTLAALRGKIAENLRAEKDSARRRKFQREILDQLLSRVSFTPPEALVEAETESALEEYAGYLQANGMDPKEADWDKLARDARPGAERRVKEYLILDEVARRENLTSTDTEVDAEIRASAARRGMEFDALRDRLAKEGRLGSVRQEIRLQKAIAWLVDHARVEK, encoded by the coding sequence ATGGATATTCGAAGCTACTCCGAGGTATCCGACACCCGGCGGGTGTTCGAGATCGAGATCCCGACCGAGGAGGTCGACCGCGCGCGCCGCGGGATCACCCAGAACTACGCCCGCCGGGCGTCGCTGCCCGGCTTTCGCAAGGGAAAGGTCCCGGAAGCGGTCGTCGCGCGGAAGTTCGCCGACGAGATCCGCGAGGAGCTCCTCGAGAACCTCATTCCCGACGCTCTGGGCCACGCGATCGCGGAGAAGGGGATCCAGCCGATCGGCCGTCCCCGCATCGAGGACCTGAAGTTCGAGGAAGGGCAGCCGCTCGCGTTCCGCGCCAACGTCGACGTGCGGCCGCCGATCGACCCGGGCGACTACGACGGGCTGCGTGTTGCCGACGTCGAGGTCGAGCCCGCGCCCGAGGAGATCGAAGCCGCGCTCTCCCGCGTCCGCGAGTCCCACGCGGAGTTCCTGCCGGTCGAGGGGCGCCCGGCGCGCGACGGCGACTACGCGATCGCGGACGTCGCGGACCGGTTCGTCGAGGTCGAGAGCCCCGTCCTCTACACGGCCGAAGGGGCGGCGATCGCCGACGAGAAGCCGGGGGAGTGGCACCGCGACGAGAAGATCACGCTCGAAGTCGGCCACGCCGAGTCGATGCCGGAGATCAACGAGGCGCTGCGGGGCGCCTCGCCGGGGGAGACGCGCTCTTTCCGCAAGACGTTCCCGCCCGATTTCCCGAACTCGCGCTACGCCGGCCGGACCGTCGACTACGAGGTGACGCTGGCGGCGGTGAAGGAGAAGAAGCTTCCCGAGCTCGATGACGACTTCGCCGGCCACGTCGGCGACGGGCTCACGCTCGCGGCGCTCCGCGGGAAGATCGCCGAGAACCTGCGCGCCGAGAAGGACTCGGCGCGGCGGCGGAAGTTCCAGCGCGAGATCCTCGACCAGCTCCTGTCGCGCGTCTCGTTCACGCCTCCGGAGGCGCTCGTCGAGGCCGAGACCGAATCCGCGCTCGAGGAGTACGCCGGGTACCTGCAGGCCAACGGCATGGACCCGAAGGAGGCGGACTGGGACAAGCTCGCTCGCGACGCGCGGCCGGGCGCCGAGCGCCGCGTCAAGGAATACCTGATCCTCGACGAGGTCGCCCGCCGCGAGAACCTGACTTCGACGGACACGGAGGTGGACGCCGAGATCCGCGCGAGCGCCGCCCGGCGCGGGATGGAATTCGACGCGCTGCGCGACCGGCTCGCGAAGGAGGGCCGTCTCGGATCGGTTCGCCAGGAGATCCGGCTCCAGAAGGCGATCGCCTGGCTGGTCGACCACGCGCGCGTGGAGAAATAG